AAAGCAAAGCTGTaatgcaaggcctacaggctAAGGCTTGTAAGAGTTTAGCTTAATCATGCTAGGCCTCAGGCTTAAGGAGGCATGATATACGTAGGTGACCTAGGACTAACCCTGTGCCTGTCAAATTACAAGATTATGTAAAGAATGTGCCAATAGGTGATGGTCAGACCACAAGATGTGATTGTAACATTATGAAAAGTTCTACTCTTACCGCAGGTTACCATGGAAACATGTTTACATAGATACTAATGAGATGAAGGGGATCAAAGGTGACAACCTATGAAAAGTGGGGCACCCCAAAATTTATGGGGTGTGAAAGTACAGAGGATGTAATGGTGTGAAGCTCTTGTCAAACCAGGAGCAGGGGAAAGAGAGTTGGTTGGCTGGATGGGGTGTCAATCACCCAGAGAGACAGGAGAGGGACTTCCTTACCCTGCAAAGGGTCCTGGGTAGAGAAGCCCTTTATAAATTGCCTTGGCTTCTAATTGAGAGTGAGAGAATTACAGGAGGGAAGACCTGGTGATGGATTCTAGGCCTGTTGGAGGTATGTTATGGAAGGTATTCCTTTCtgtttggatttatttatttaaaataaatccaggcttttttgtttttaaatttgtccAAAGTGGGTCTTGCTGCTTATCGGACAGCCTTGCCGCTGCACTCTGCCACAGAGGAATTGACCCCTGGTCTTCCAtatcccaggtaagtgccctaagAACTAAGGATGGCTGTCTTGTGAATGGAGCCCTTTGAAAACGCTTGGGAACAAAATGTTCTGGGttaaacatgttttgtttgatcttaaataaacttttttgcttcactgaaatttttcatgacttttagattgtttgatttttttttttctcagttggCTGGCACTGCTGCAAAGATAAGTGTTTTCCCCACTCTAATCACTTGCTGTAACACCGTCACCTAGATCTAAAGGTGTATGAAATTAACAAACTACCTTCCTGGTAAGAAAGTTACATggtctcttaggcttggtctacactaccccccctaattcgaactaaggtacgcaacttcagctacgtgaataacgtagctgaagttcgaagtaccttatttcgaattagttcaaacttaccttggtccacactcggcaggcaggctcccccgtcgactccgcggtactcctctcggcgagctggagtaccgcagtcgacggcgagcacttccgggttcgacttatcgcgtccagactagacgcgataagtcgaacccagaagttcgatttccagccgtcgaacttgccggtaagtgtagccaaggccttagtgctGGCAGTTTATCCACCTTAGTTTCCTGTGTTTAAAGTGCCAGCTGTGTCCTGACGTCCATTCTTCACCACCGGTCCTGGTCCGCTCCCTGCACTGTTTAGGTTCCACAGGCTTGGCGCCTTCACAACTGCCCAGACCTGATTCACTTGGTGCAGCTCTAAAGATCAATCTTCCTGATTTCAGATTCTCTGCATTCCCAACTTCTGTGCTTTGCAGGCTATACAAAGCTTAGGAACCCCAGAGGGTCATGACCTCAGATCCCTTTTATAAAACACACCCCATCCAAAACTAAAAAGGCCTGTGGAGGGGAGCTCTTTCTTAGGTATCGTAGAGGCTAGACTGGTAGTTAGTGAGACTTTGCAAAGCTCTCCCTTGCCTGCCATAGTCCCCCTGACTGTCTCTGCATTCTCTGGTTTATTGTTTGATGTGGAAGATCCTTCCATGTTGAACACGGCTGCTCCTTCACTAGTTTATTATCTAGCAAACACAGCTGGCTCATATGCTTGTATGTCTGAGGTTCAATtgggtatgtgtgtatatatgtaaatatacagTGTGTGGGGTGTAAGTGCCACAGTGGAGTTAGGCTCTAAGGCTCCTCTGTAGcattgtcccccccacccccacaatcctCGGCATTTGTAACCCATGGAGCCAGATCCTGTTCCTGTTAGAGCCTGGCAGAGCTCCCCAAGGGTGGGGACTCCACCCCCAGAATGTCCAGCTCACTGTCCCAGCTGGATCTTGAAGGCTGAACGTCCTCGCTCAATCCAGCTGCAGCAGAGGAGGGGTAGAGGTcaacgggggaggggggttccccAGCTCAGCCCCTCTCCGCGCTGTGTGGCCAGCCCTTCGTGGGCCGGTGTTGGGATGAGTCTTGGTGTCCAGCCAGGGGTGTCTTCCCCTGTGGAGGCTGATCTaaagcagggggagctgggaccaGCCTTTTCTGCTCTTCCCCCATGGCCTGGATGCCTTGGAAAGATGAAACTAGCCAAACAGcctctgcatggctgaggttaaaCTGAGCGCTGCTGGAAAGGTGGGTGAGTCCCAGGAGCACCATAAACCAGAACATCATGGGCCAAATTCCACCCCTAGTGCATTCCCTCTCTAGGGAGTCAGTGTGGTAACAACCAAGGCATGAATTCGCTGGGCTAGGATGATGCAACCTCACCCAGCAGAGATGCTGGCAAAAGCCCACCCAGCAGAATCAAACCTCCCGGGGTGCATGTGTTGAATAgcgaccccgccccccccccacaacagCTTGGTGGAGAACAAACCCTGAGCCATGTGGCTAAAAGGGCAGATTGGCTTTCAGAGCCTCTGGTTGCCTGgtgcatagatgctggaactaggggtgctgctgcaccccctggcttgaaggggtttccatgtgttgttttttttttaaaaccttttgtcAGCCTTGCAAAACTGTAATGAAAACAAACCATCCCATTCACAAACTCTCCTTGCCTGCTCCTACCAGTGTTCATGATGAAAAAAAATGAGAGTATTGTActtattcatacacacacaccccaacctccaAAAGGCAAATTTAGGCGTGCAGAATTTTGTGTGGCTGCTTTATTCTCATTTCCGCATTAATGAGGAGACTGAAAATATTGTCAACTAAAAGCAGCATAGTTGCTACCTTGGGGCCTAAtgatgtgggggggaaggggcaatgGGCACTGCAGAGTTGCCCtgtgtgaacataagaacataagaatggtcgtACTGAGTCAGATCAAagatccatctagttcagtattctgtctaccgacagtggccaatgccaggtgccccagagggagtgaacctaacaggtaatgatcaagtgatctctctcctgccatccatctccaccctctgacaaacataggctagggcagtggttcccaaacttgttccgccgcttgtgcagggaaagccccttgtGGGCCCGCTTGTGTACTTGCCGCGTCCACAGGCTTGGCCActtccagcatctcccattggcctggaccgccactgggagccgcgatcgggaaccactgggctagggacaccattccttacccatcctggctaatagccattaatggacttaacctccatgaatttatccagttctcttttaaaccctgttatagtcctagccttcacaacctccttaggcaaggagttccataagttgactgtgagctgtgtgaagaagttcccttttatttgttttaaacctgttgcccattaatttcatttggtggcccctagttcttatattatgggaacaagtaaataacttttccttattcactttctccacatcactcatgattttatatacctctatcatatccccccttagtctcctcttttccaagctgaaaagtcctagtctctttaatctctcctagaatgggacccattccaaactcctaatcattttagttgcccttctctgaaccttttctaatgccagtatatctttttcgagatgaggagaccacatctgtatgcagtattcaagatgtgggcatactgcccttatataaatccatggtaagatttggggggtggcattttgccatcctcggcagcaattcggcggcgggggtccttccgctccgcgtctttgggGCGCTTcagcggcgggcccttcactcgctccaggacccaccACTGAAGCGCCCCGAGgatgcggagcggaaggacccccgccaccgaatgctctgaggaggagcgctgctggcTACAGCGGCAAAAAGCCTTGCGCCGCTCAatggcgtaccatggatttatataagggcagtaggatattctctgtcttattctctatcccctttttaatgattcctaacatcctgtttgcttttttgaccgctgctgcacactgcgtggacatcttcagagaactatccatgatgactccaagatctttttcctgattaattgtagctaaattagcccccatcatggtgtatgtatagttggggttattttttccaatgtgcattactttacatttatccacattaaatttcatttgctattttgttgcccaatcacttagttttgtgagatctttttgaagttcttcacagtctgctttggtcttaactaccttagtatcatctgcaaattttgccacctcactttttacccctttgtccagatcatttataaataagttgaataggattggtcctaggactcaCCCTTTGGGaataccactagttacccctctccattctgagaatttaccatttattcctaccctttgttccctgtcttttaaccagttctcaatccatgaaaggaccttccctcttatcccatgacaactggACCTGGGAGCTCTCTGAAATTACTGGGGGTTGTTCTCTCAGCTGTTCTGCTCCACCTGTACAGGTTGACCTCCTTGCCAGAAAAGCCCCCGCCTATTGATTGGGTTTATTACAAGACTGCAGTTGCTAATGCTGGCATGGTGGATGAGTTTGAAAAGAAGGTGAGATTCTCGTCTTCAATTAGATGTTGCTGCTGTTTTGAAATCCAAGTGGAGGCTGCTCATATCTGATGCACAAGACACAGAACTGTGAACTTTTTCTCTAGCAGACGGCTAGGAGAGATTATTAGGAGGTATTGGCTCAGGTCCTGTGCTGTGGTGTGCAGCTGCTTTACATCACACTGCTAGCACAAAACAGCCCCAAAGCTGGCATAGCTAACCATAGGAAGGGTCATGTTAATGGAGGGGGATCTTCCAGTGGCATAAAGCTAACGCTTTTTCTCTTATAGCCTGTATAGGTTTTCCCAGCTGTAGGTGTAGAAGTGGCCCGAGGAAAGAGTATATGGTCAGAGCTTTCCTATTCTCTGCTGATTCCCAACTGCCCAAGAGCACTAGTCTGGCTACTGGGGAAATATTAGCTCTGGGAGCATGCAGGGTTTTTAACAGAATTGAGAGGCAACatgtttaaaatttattttttgaattTACAGTAAAATGCACTAAAGGTTCCTGAGCCTGTGAGGACACAAACAGACAAGATACATGTCCAGGGAGAGGAAGCTGTAAGTATTTAAAAATTCTTCCCTGCCACATGGTTTCTCTTTGATCTTTGTAGCGGTATAGAATAATTCTGACTTGGAGTCTGCTGGTGGGTTTGTGCTGAGGTGCAGGAGCTGCAAGTCTGGGTTTGTGCGTATAGGCAGCTTTTGAGCAAGAATAGTTCTCTCTACCTATCCATGACCACACTTGGGGATTTAGAGTCTGGGATTGGATTGCAGTTCTGCTTGCTCTTCTGGTGTAATACACTAATTTCAAGTTTAAGACAAAGGCAGCAGTCCAAAGGATGCACCTAAGTTGCACAAAATAGGTCTGACTCCTTTTTAATGTGGAGTTGGAGTTCTTGGAGCCTGCATGGGTCAAGATGGAGAATTGCATCGTGGGACTTCTATTCTATGGGCTCTCCTCTATGTGAAACTGGAGGGTGGGCGTCACACAAACTCCAGGGGTTGTACTCAGATCATTGAGGCTGGCAAATTCTCTGGCTAAAGCCATCAAGAGCTTGTACCAGTTTTATTTAAAGCAGATGCTGTTTAAAGGTAAGTGTCTCTTTAAGGAAGAGGTAAGATGAGAATGGTGACTCCCTTTCCATGGCTAAAGTGAAATAGGATGAAAGTCACAGCTTCACTGCAGGAATCAATCTAGGATTAATGTGCTCACCAAATCCTTTGTTCTCTTGCAGGTTAAGAGTGCTGCTGAATATGTGCAGGCCTCTAAATCCCCAATTGTCCAGTATGAGAAACAGGTAGGTTTGATGGGTTCTACCCTGTGAATTTCAGGCTTTAAGGCAGCTTGGTATGaaactttgttttaatttctaATTGTACATCTAGTTTATGTTGAATTCTTGCTTACATCTGACTTTAACATTTTCTTGTCTCTCCTCCAACTTCAAGCTTGAGAAGTTCAGAACCATGATTCCATTTGATCAGATGATGTGGGAGGACTTGAATGAGATCTTCCCTGAAACCAAACTGGACAAGAAGTATCCATACTGGCCACACAAACCTATTGAAAACCTGTAAATCTGTCTGAAAGCAGTTTCTGGTAACTGTCAAATGCTCTAGAATCTTTTAAATAAAGTCATTGTAATTGAGGGCTTCAGCAATGTGTCTGGTCTTGATCTCAAAACTAAAAGATTAAATCCACTAGGAGTTTTTGGGTGTTTTAAGTGGGTGATGAATGCCGTGAAATAAGCAGGCAATTGGTTTTGGAGGCTCTGCACTCTTTACAGGGTGGGGATAGTTCCTGACGGAGGACAGGATTGAGTCTTCCAAGCAGGATGCCAAGGTTTAGTGTTTGTAGAATACTCTCCCTGTTCTTGCCGTTCAGGTTAAACCCAAGGTGATTCGGGTGACTGAGATAACAGTTCAGCCACACAAATGACCAACCTGGCAAAACCTTACAAACCTACAGCAGCTTTCCCGCCCCCCAGCCTCAATGTGCCAGCTGGGCTTGTACCTCGGCACCTATTATGTAGCTGTGCAATTAACCCATGCTGCCTCAGCAGGGAGTAGGAGAGGGTCATCCTGGCTGTAgaggcagggatgtgggagggctTTTCCATCACATGCCCACATGAATGTTACGGACTGGTTACATGAACCCATCAAAGAACAGGCAGACATGCTGCTCTTGATCTAAAGGTTGTGTGTAGTGTTGGGGACTGTAGGTAAAATGAATAGGAGAGCAGCCTCACCACACGCGCCTGCTGAGAGGATTGTAAGATTCTATTAGGTAGATTTCACCCTCAGCCAAAGACATGACCATCTCTGTGTGTGTTATTTCTGGGTGGTCCAAGTGTCCCATTAGTAATGTGCAGTACTAATAAGGCAAACACTTCCACTGGTCTGCAAAAATCAGATATATGGTATGGTTATGTAAGACAGCATGTCCTGTGACCAGCACTAACTGGCTGGGATTTGTGCTATGGTAAATATACCTTCTCCTCTGGAGCTGATTATTCTCTTTTAAACTTGAATCCTGGGCTGTAGTTGAGGGTAGGAAGCCCACCCTGGCCTGTTCCCTCCTTTGAGTTGATAGTGGTAGCCTGGACTCCAATCACAGTTGGAGGAGCCTGTCTCATCCCATCAAGACCAGGACTAATCTAGTCCATTGTGCTATTTCATGTTTTGCTTTGTTCCCCCCAGATCTCCACGTGTTGTTCAGCACTTTTAAGAGGTACAACTCAGATGACTTACACCTACTCCAGTAATTTCCTGTCAGCTGGAACACTAGCTCCATGGATGTATTTTATTCCGGTAACTTATTTGCTGATGGGATGCCCTAGGTGTACACATTGCTTTACAAAGCACATGCAAGAACAAggctcctgccctgcagagcttgcACTGTTATTCAGACATGCAGTACACGGCTTAATTCAAGCATAAGAAACAAGAAAACCTTGTTAGGGAGGAGGCTGAGGCAAGCAAGTATTAGAAAAGGCAATTCACCCACATCTAACTGCTCCATTGTACAATAATGATGATGCTAAACAGTAGTGATAAAAGCAAATGGCTGCAGAAAAGCACCTGATCCAGAACTAGCAGAGCTGACTCGCACTCCTGTAGCTCTGCCTGGGTCCCAATTCGTTGCCCCTCTGCATTGATTGTTCCCATAAGCATGGGTAGTTCTGTATTTCCCTTTCCAAGTGGGCttgaatccctcctctcctcttgtCCCCTGGCCGTCTCAGTCAGCGAATCTCCTACAATGGGCAGAACAGCAGCCAAATGTAAATATACATTAGGGGAAATTGTGGACAAGAGCAGAGGCCTGCGTGATGCTAAACTTGACTTTATTTGCTTGATAGTTTTTATTAAAACTTCAtgcattttccatcagaaaatctcAGGCACTGTTCTGGCTCAATGAGTTTATGGGGTTGGCCAGAATTGGTGGACTCTGCGTGGGGCTGGGTTTACAGCTGAGCCTACATAAATAACAAAGGTGCAGCTCTTTTGTATACATAGGTTGCCTACATATATTTGATTCTTAGAAATATATGCACCACGATGACGTTGAGAGGTAGATGTCTTAACTGTGTGTGAATTTATGATCAAATGTGGCCTGAAACACAATGATCTTAGATTCTAAGCCTGCCAACGTGATTGATTTCCAGAGATAAGGGGCTCCCTACTGACAGAACCTAGATACAGAGTATTCACATGTAGGTAACCAAACACCAACCCTGCTTGCTTAGGAGGTTTCCGGATGTTGTTCTAGCTTGCTTGCGGCATCTCAGCAGTTTGATAGCCTTGAGTATAGGGTGTAGGGgtttcttcttcagctgcatTAATAGGCAGGTCTCCAATATACCCATAATCATTAGGACAAAGACACCTATGAAAAACATCACTGTAAAAGAAGACAAAGACAATGTGCTTGATAAACTCTCTGTCTTACTTCCTTTAGATTCATAATTCTATGTACTGTGGGCTTCTGCTTAATAGAAGAAATATAGTGCCCCAAGTCCAGAAACTGCTCTGCATAGGGACTTCTTGTATTACAGCTCTACTGCAGTGACTAGTGTTCCTCTTCTTACTATCTTTGAATAGGCAACACGTTTGTACTCTGTTCTCTGCCTTACATCCAGTGTATGTCTAATATAAAGTGACTTTTactcaataaagacaagtacctATTATGGGTGGGTCATCGGAAGAAGTGGGAATAATGTCCTTAAGAATCAGAGCTAACACAGACTCTCCAATGATGAGTGACAGCTGGAAACTGATCTTGTCCCCATAAGAACTGCTGCTGAACAAAATAGTCATATCCAATAAGTAGAGAGCACATGATGGGAAGATAAGGTTCAAAACGTATAAAATGGGTCGTCTCTTCATGGAGATCTGGAAGGAACAAGGCAAACATGAAATAACAGAATGGCCTGGATTAGTGCTAGTCTCAATGGGATGAGATAGACTCTTCCTCCAAGTATGGTTGGAGTCCCAGCTATCAACTCAAAGGAGGGAACAGGTCCCAGTGGGCTTCCTATGCTTTAGGGCATCCCAAGCTTCAAGT
The window above is part of the Chrysemys picta bellii isolate R12L10 chromosome 12, ASM1138683v2, whole genome shotgun sequence genome. Proteins encoded here:
- the LOC135974497 gene encoding 5-hydroxytryptamine receptor 3A-like, which produces MHKFPFDTQTCTISLFSFNHPARDLILRSNQTTDEVNKNSKLYHLTNGEWKFTNINIIPSRVEDEEEVFTGIIYEISMKRRPILYVLNLIFPSCALYLLDMTILFSSSSYGDKISFQLSLIIGESVLALILKDIIPTSSDDPPIIVMFFIGVFVLMIMGILETCLLMQLKKKPLHPILKAIKLLRCRKQARTTSGNLLSKQGDSLTETARGQEERRDSSPLGKGNTELPMLMGTINAEGQRIGTQAELQECESALLVLDQVLFCSHLLLSLLFSIIIIVQWSS